In one Neobacillus sp. CF12 genomic region, the following are encoded:
- the rpsI gene encoding 30S ribosomal protein S9, translating to MAQVQYIGTGRRKSSVARVRLVPGTGKILINGRDIEEYIPFEALRMVVNQPLVATETKGSYDVLVNVSGGGYTGQAGAIRHGIARALLQADPEYRPTLKRAGLLTRDPRMKERKKYGLKGARRAPQFSKR from the coding sequence TTGGCACAAGTTCAATATATTGGTACTGGTCGTCGTAAGAGCTCTGTCGCACGCGTGCGCTTAGTTCCAGGTACAGGTAAAATCCTAATTAACGGTCGTGACATCGAAGAGTATATCCCATTTGAAGCTTTACGTATGGTTGTTAACCAACCATTAGTAGCTACTGAAACAAAAGGCAGCTACGATGTTCTTGTAAACGTAAGCGGCGGTGGATACACTGGTCAAGCTGGCGCAATCCGCCACGGTATTGCTCGCGCATTACTACAAGCTGATCCGGAATATCGTCCAACATTAAAGCGTGCAGGTCTATTAACTCGTGACCCACGTATGAAAGAACGTAAGAAATACGGACTTAAAGGCGCTCGTCGTGCACCTCAGTTCTCAAAACGTTAA